In Cloacibacterium caeni, a single window of DNA contains:
- a CDS encoding IS1/IS1595 family N-terminal zinc-binding domain-containing protein: protein MKINCCPKCENSEIVKSGIVKGKQRYFCRDCKYYFTVNKIGKKIDDYYVTKALQLYLEGLSLREIERILGISHVTISSWIKEYNIKKPPHSDFHATYKVFKQIELAEYIRNEENLKGSGLIITEFGDKFMMIKWERFKK, encoded by the coding sequence ATGAAAATAAATTGTTGCCCGAAATGCGAAAACTCCGAAATCGTGAAAAGCGGCATTGTTAAAGGGAAACAGCGCTATTTTTGTAGAGACTGCAAATACTATTTCACGGTAAATAAAATTGGCAAAAAGATAGATGATTACTATGTAACGAAGGCATTACAACTTTATTTAGAAGGCCTCAGTTTACGAGAAATAGAGCGCATTTTAGGCATTTCTCATGTCACCATCAGTTCTTGGATTAAGGAATACAATATTAAGAAACCACCTCATTCTGATTTTCATGCTACCTATAAGGTTTTCAAACAAATAGAACTGGCAGAATACATCAGAAATGAAGAAAATCTTAAAGGTTCTGGACTTATTATTACCGAATTCGGGGATAAGTTTATGATGATAAAATGGGAACGTTTTAAAAAGTAA
- the carA gene encoding glutamine-hydrolyzing carbamoyl-phosphate synthase small subunit gives MKKKLILESGEVFHGQGFGANTDTEGEVVFNTGMTGYQELISDPSYCGQIVTMTYPLIGNYGINRDDFESIEPAIKGLIVRELCDFPSNFRSQLSLDEFFSKKKLSGISGIDTRKLTRIIRNHGVLKGKIVDENADETAVIAELKTKNFPTNQVEQVSTKTPYASPGRGFKVVLVDFGSKLGIIRELSQRDCDIIVVSQDTTADEILLMNPDGVMLSNGPGDPQDVKGASELINGLLGKVPIFGICLGHQLIGLACGAKTYKLKFGHRGGNHPVLDLKTGKVAITSQNHGYAIDEESLENTDLEVTHVALNDKTNEGVRHKKYPCFSVQYHPEASPGPEDANYLFDEFVEMMEEFKKAK, from the coding sequence ATGAAAAAGAAATTAATTTTAGAATCAGGTGAAGTTTTTCACGGACAAGGTTTTGGTGCAAATACCGATACTGAAGGAGAAGTGGTGTTCAATACTGGAATGACTGGTTATCAGGAACTCATTTCGGACCCTTCATATTGCGGTCAGATTGTAACCATGACTTATCCATTAATTGGTAATTACGGAATTAATAGAGATGATTTCGAAAGTATTGAGCCCGCAATTAAAGGCTTAATCGTGAGGGAATTGTGTGATTTTCCTTCTAATTTCAGAAGTCAATTGTCTTTAGATGAATTTTTTTCCAAAAAAAAGCTATCAGGAATTTCAGGGATTGATACCAGAAAACTGACCAGAATTATCAGAAATCACGGGGTTTTAAAAGGGAAAATTGTAGATGAAAATGCAGATGAAACAGCAGTAATTGCTGAACTGAAAACTAAAAATTTCCCAACCAATCAAGTAGAGCAAGTTTCTACTAAAACGCCTTATGCAAGTCCGGGAAGAGGTTTCAAAGTGGTTTTAGTAGATTTTGGTTCTAAATTAGGCATCATCAGAGAACTTTCTCAGAGAGATTGTGACATCATCGTGGTATCTCAAGATACAACTGCAGATGAGATTCTACTAATGAATCCAGATGGAGTAATGCTTTCTAACGGTCCTGGTGATCCACAAGATGTAAAAGGTGCTTCAGAATTAATCAATGGTTTACTGGGTAAAGTTCCAATCTTCGGAATTTGTTTAGGTCACCAGTTAATTGGTTTGGCTTGTGGAGCAAAAACCTATAAATTAAAATTCGGTCACAGAGGTGGAAATCACCCAGTTCTAGATTTAAAAACAGGGAAAGTAGCGATTACTTCTCAGAATCACGGTTATGCAATAGACGAAGAATCTCTAGAAAATACCGATTTAGAAGTAACACACGTCGCTCTGAATGACAAAACAAACGAAGGAGTTCGTCATAAGAAATATCCATGTTTTTCGGTACAATATCATCCAGAAGCAAGTCCAGGTCCAGAAGATGCCAATTATCTTTTTGATGAATTTGTGGAAATGATGGAAGAGTTTAAAAAAGCCAAGTAA
- a CDS encoding ATP-binding protein, with protein MNNFQLFAIIMLYLALLFFIAYWAEKKKSNFWANNPYIYSLSLAVYCTAWTYYGSIGVAANQGLEYLAIYIGPIIIIPAWIVINNKIIRISRVNKISSIADFISLRYGNSRSFGALISIVCILAIIPYIGIQIKAISDTFHQITLSENSDNIFTDTATYVVILIAIFSSYYGTRYVDASEKRLGIISAVAVESFLKLIFFVVLGLFVTYGVFNGFEDIYEQAQKFEDFAAKNTFNGLEGSINFAITSLLSMSAIFLLPRQFHTTIVENRKEKHLKTTIWLFPLYLLIFNFFVFPIAWGGRILFEGQNVNPELFPILIPQKFGNILVSVMVFLGGLSASVSMIIISSITLSVMLSNNVIIPYGWIDTFKKNPENFNTKNIVNIRKVSIFMLIISAFLFYKYLIIKSSLFSVGLVSFVLIAQLAPSFFGAIFWRRGSYYGAVTGIIAGVIICYVNLIIPQYIQTINPEFSLENYKILDFFRIPYLSTLAQVFFWSILVNSFLFAVISVSVKGNYRERNFAEIYIDIDQYIQNHEGAYIWKGKANISDIEKILVRFLGEKKTKQALKIFNTKYNITDETDTADSRLIKFSENLLAGRIGTASAKILVEGVTKEDKISLPEVLNILEESKENITLNRKLTEQSKQLRRLSEDLQVANTNLIEKDKQKDDFLDSVAHELRTPITAIRAASEILLDDDEIPTEIKKEFLGNIISESDRLNEIINDILYLDKLESGIIQLNIQKNNIVETYHKALKPIQHLIQQKNIHHSEIDLLSQKEYEYDEARMIQVFQNILGNAYKFTDESGMIQTKFIEKDGQLNISIFNTGKKIPEEDIELIFDKFYQSKNQNIRKPIGTGLGLAICKKIIEAHKGEISAENKEIGVVFNIILRFET; from the coding sequence ATGAATAATTTTCAGTTATTTGCCATCATCATGCTTTATTTAGCACTTTTGTTCTTCATTGCTTACTGGGCAGAGAAGAAGAAGAGTAATTTTTGGGCGAATAACCCTTACATTTATTCCCTTTCATTAGCGGTATATTGCACCGCTTGGACGTATTACGGAAGCATCGGCGTTGCTGCTAATCAAGGTTTAGAATATTTGGCAATTTACATCGGTCCTATTATTATTATTCCCGCTTGGATTGTCATCAATAATAAAATCATTAGAATTTCTAGAGTCAATAAAATCAGTTCAATTGCCGATTTTATTTCTTTGAGATACGGAAACAGTAGATCTTTTGGCGCACTGATTTCCATCGTTTGTATTCTCGCGATTATTCCATATATCGGAATCCAAATTAAAGCGATTTCTGATACTTTTCATCAGATTACCCTTTCTGAAAACTCAGACAATATTTTTACCGATACTGCAACGTATGTGGTGATTCTTATTGCTATTTTTTCATCTTATTACGGAACCAGATATGTAGATGCTTCAGAAAAAAGATTGGGAATTATTTCTGCTGTAGCTGTAGAAAGTTTCTTAAAACTCATCTTTTTTGTAGTTCTAGGGTTATTTGTAACGTATGGCGTTTTCAATGGTTTTGAAGACATCTATGAACAAGCTCAAAAATTTGAAGATTTTGCTGCTAAAAACACTTTTAACGGATTAGAAGGAAGCATTAATTTCGCAATTACGTCTCTCCTTTCTATGTCTGCCATTTTTCTATTGCCAAGACAATTTCACACCACAATTGTAGAAAACAGAAAGGAAAAACACTTAAAAACAACCATTTGGTTATTCCCACTTTACCTTTTGATTTTCAATTTTTTTGTATTCCCAATTGCATGGGGCGGAAGAATTTTGTTTGAAGGTCAAAATGTAAATCCAGAGCTTTTCCCTATTCTAATTCCTCAAAAATTTGGAAATATATTGGTTTCCGTAATGGTATTCTTAGGTGGATTGAGTGCCAGTGTTTCTATGATTATTATTTCGAGTATTACGCTTTCTGTAATGCTTTCGAACAATGTCATTATTCCTTACGGCTGGATCGATACTTTCAAGAAAAATCCGGAAAATTTCAACACCAAAAACATTGTCAACATCAGAAAAGTAAGCATTTTCATGTTGATTATTTCTGCGTTTTTATTCTATAAATACCTCATTATCAAATCCAGTTTATTCTCAGTAGGTTTGGTTTCATTTGTACTCATTGCACAATTGGCGCCTTCGTTTTTTGGAGCTATCTTTTGGAGAAGAGGCAGTTATTATGGTGCTGTAACAGGAATTATCGCGGGAGTTATTATTTGTTATGTGAATTTGATTATTCCCCAATATATCCAGACTATTAACCCAGAATTTTCATTGGAAAATTATAAAATTCTTGATTTTTTCAGAATTCCTTATCTGTCTACCCTTGCTCAAGTTTTTTTCTGGAGCATTTTAGTCAATTCTTTCCTTTTTGCAGTGATTTCTGTAAGTGTAAAAGGCAATTACAGAGAGCGAAATTTTGCAGAAATTTATATTGATATAGACCAATACATTCAAAATCATGAAGGAGCATACATCTGGAAAGGAAAAGCGAATATTTCTGATATTGAAAAAATTCTGGTAAGATTTTTAGGTGAGAAAAAGACCAAACAAGCGCTGAAAATCTTTAACACAAAATATAATATTACCGATGAAACCGATACTGCAGACTCGCGTTTGATTAAGTTTTCGGAAAACCTTTTGGCGGGAAGAATCGGTACTGCTTCTGCCAAAATTTTGGTGGAAGGTGTAACCAAAGAAGATAAAATTTCTTTGCCAGAAGTACTCAATATTTTAGAAGAATCTAAAGAAAACATCACCCTAAATAGAAAACTCACCGAACAGTCTAAACAACTCAGAAGACTTTCTGAAGATTTGCAAGTTGCCAACACCAATTTGATTGAAAAAGACAAACAAAAAGATGATTTCCTAGATTCTGTTGCCCACGAACTCAGAACACCTATCACCGCAATTAGAGCTGCCAGCGAAATTCTGTTAGATGATGACGAAATCCCTACCGAAATCAAAAAAGAATTTTTAGGAAACATCATTTCTGAGTCTGACCGATTGAACGAAATCATCAATGATATTCTGTATTTAGACAAGTTAGAATCAGGAATTATTCAACTCAATATCCAGAAAAATAATATTGTAGAAACCTATCACAAAGCGTTAAAACCTATTCAGCATTTGATTCAACAGAAAAATATTCACCATTCTGAAATTGATTTATTGAGCCAAAAAGAATACGAATATGATGAAGCCAGAATGATTCAAGTTTTTCAGAATATTTTAGGAAATGCCTACAAATTCACGGATGAAAGTGGCATGATTCAAACTAAATTTATAGAAAAAGATGGTCAACTGAACATCAGCATTTTCAACACGGGTAAAAAAATACCTGAAGAAGATATAGAACTGATTTTCGATAAGTTTTATCAATCCAAAAATCAAAACATTAGAAAACCCATAGGAACAGGATTAGGATTAGCCATTTGTAAAAAAATTATTGAAGCGCACAAAGGCGAAATCTCCGCAGAAAATAAAGAAATTGGAGTGGTTTTTAACATTATCTTGAGATTTGAGACATGA
- a CDS encoding DUF6814 family protein — translation MDAIKKILGIVWLALAAVVAYLGLTVLGIPKITSGKQEDLVFGSIIVFILMPIVVGGLATFGLYSLKGEYSADKK, via the coding sequence ATGGACGCAATAAAAAAAATATTAGGTATCGTTTGGCTAGCTCTAGCAGCAGTGGTAGCTTACCTTGGATTGACTGTTCTAGGGATTCCAAAAATAACTTCGGGTAAACAAGAAGACTTGGTTTTCGGGAGCATCATCGTTTTTATTTTAATGCCTATTGTGGTAGGTGGATTAGCAACTTTCGGTTTGTATTCTCTGAAAGGCGAATATTCTGCCGATAAAAAATAA
- a CDS encoding MFS transporter, with amino-acid sequence MSHQFNTQAEHDAYVDERKKSSTLWSIIMASSLGTLIEWYDFYIFGSLAVVLSTKFFPADNPTAAFLSTLATFAAGFVVRPFGALFFGRLGDIIGRKYTFLVTLLIMGFSTFLIGCIPSYETIGFMAPVLVLILRLLQGLALGGEYGGAATYVAEYAEHNRRGYWTSWIQTTATSGLFISLIVILVTKSSLTAEEFDNWGWRVPFWISILMVGVSYIIRKNMKESPLFAKAKKEGKTSTNPLKESFGNKYNFKYVLLALFGAVMGQGVVWYTGQFYAMSFMQKVMNIESAQVDSLMAAALFIGTPLFVLFGWLSDKVGRKPIMMLGLLLAIFAYRPIYNQMFKLGDFSQKQELKDKFTSEATAKVLEGTKVDSVYTTQKFYADGSNVKEVVTKHLENGKVLLDEKGKDKVETKITKTIDSTTKWTLAFWVFLQVVFVTMVYGPIAAFLVEMFPIRIRYTSMSLPYHIGNGIFGGLLPAVATYLVTSAKEAGNPEYYLQGLWYPIIVAAVSLIIGVIYLDGKDRNVED; translated from the coding sequence ATGAGTCATCAATTTAACACACAAGCAGAGCATGATGCTTACGTAGATGAACGTAAAAAATCTTCAACTCTTTGGAGCATTATCATGGCGTCTTCTCTAGGAACGCTTATCGAATGGTATGATTTCTATATTTTCGGGAGTTTAGCTGTAGTATTATCTACTAAATTCTTCCCAGCAGATAATCCTACTGCAGCATTTTTATCTACACTAGCCACTTTTGCAGCTGGATTCGTAGTAAGACCTTTCGGAGCTTTATTTTTCGGAAGATTAGGAGATATTATTGGTAGAAAGTATACTTTCTTGGTTACTTTATTAATCATGGGATTCTCTACTTTCTTAATCGGGTGTATTCCAAGTTATGAAACCATCGGTTTTATGGCTCCTGTTTTAGTATTAATTCTTCGTTTATTACAAGGTTTAGCTCTTGGTGGTGAATACGGAGGCGCTGCAACTTATGTAGCAGAATACGCAGAACATAATAGACGTGGTTACTGGACTTCTTGGATTCAGACCACTGCCACTTCTGGTTTATTCATTTCACTCATCGTGATTTTGGTGACTAAAAGTTCATTAACTGCTGAAGAATTTGACAATTGGGGATGGAGAGTTCCTTTCTGGATTTCTATCTTAATGGTGGGCGTTTCTTATATCATTAGAAAAAACATGAAAGAATCTCCACTTTTTGCAAAAGCTAAAAAAGAAGGAAAAACTTCTACCAATCCATTAAAAGAATCTTTCGGGAATAAATACAACTTTAAATATGTTTTATTAGCATTATTCGGTGCTGTAATGGGACAAGGTGTAGTTTGGTACACTGGTCAGTTCTACGCGATGTCATTCATGCAAAAAGTAATGAATATAGAATCTGCACAAGTAGACTCATTAATGGCAGCCGCATTATTTATCGGAACTCCATTATTCGTATTATTCGGTTGGCTATCTGATAAAGTAGGAAGAAAACCAATTATGATGCTTGGTCTTTTATTGGCAATTTTCGCATACAGACCTATTTACAACCAAATGTTTAAACTGGGAGATTTCTCTCAAAAACAAGAATTAAAAGATAAATTCACTTCTGAAGCAACTGCTAAAGTTCTAGAAGGAACTAAAGTAGACTCTGTTTATACTACTCAAAAATTCTATGCAGATGGAAGCAATGTAAAAGAAGTGGTGACTAAACATCTAGAAAACGGAAAAGTTTTACTAGACGAAAAAGGAAAAGATAAAGTAGAAACTAAAATCACGAAAACAATAGACAGCACTACCAAATGGACACTTGCTTTCTGGGTTTTCTTACAAGTTGTTTTCGTAACGATGGTTTATGGACCTATTGCTGCTTTCTTAGTAGAAATGTTCCCTATCAGAATTAGATACACTTCTATGTCACTTCCTTATCATATTGGTAATGGTATCTTCGGAGGTTTATTGCCTGCAGTAGCTACTTATTTGGTAACCTCGGCTAAAGAAGCCGGAAATCCAGAATATTACTTACAAGGTCTTTGGTATCCAATTATCGTAGCGGCAGTGAGTTTAATCATTGGGGTAATTTACTTAGACGGAAAAGATAGAAATGTAGAGGATTAA
- the carB gene encoding carbamoyl-phosphate synthase large subunit yields the protein MKRTDIKTILVIGSGPIIIGQAAEFDYAGTQACLALKEEGYRVILINSNPATIMTDVEIADKVYIEPISLPFVSHIIRKERPDALLPTLGGQTGLNMAVELQNSGILEECGVEVLGTKLSAINRAEDRDLFRELMRELNEPVPDSDIVNTVEGALAFAEKIGYPVIVRPAFTMGGTGGGIAHDELQLTEIAELGLKYSPVTQCLIEKSIAGFKEIEYEVMRDKNDNAIVVCNMENIDPVGVHTGDSIVVAPSQTLSDREYQMLRNASLKIIRALGIEGGCNVQLALDPHSFNYYIIEVNPRVSRSSALASKATGYPIAKLAAKIAVGLTLDEMLNPVTGKTYACFEPALDYVVTKIPRFPFDKFETADRRLSTQMKATGEVMAIGRSFEESLMKAIRSLETGLQHLGLKTKPALALTDEDIERRIRVCDDERLFIIGEALRRGYDWETIVEWSKIDKFFVWKFKKLIDFEKTIAENKFNKEILLEAKRLGFSDINIAHLWETDHREIFKFRKENGVMPVYKMVDTCAAEFESATPYFYGTYEEENESIPSDKEKIIVLGSGPIRIGQGVEFDYATVHSVWAIKQMGYEAIIINNNPETVSTDFSISDKLYFEPLTEEDVMNIIELEKPKGVIVQFGGQTAINLADKLAAHGVEILGTSLEDLDRAENRDKFEHALQELGIPQPLGKTCFSKEEAIKIANEIGFPVLVRPSYVLGGRAMEIVYNDAELDHYMEHAVDASPEHPVLVDRYLTGKEVEVDAICDGETTVIPGIMEHIERAGVHSGDSIAVYPPQTLTPDQIATLEDYTKRLAKGLKVVGLMNIQYVISDGNVYVIEVNPRSSRTVPFLSKITEVPMANLATKAILGANLKDLGYKDGLVPNKEGIFVKVPVFSFSKLTRVDVTLGPEMKSTGEVMGKDSTLEKALYKGLIGAGRKVPLHGSILFTIDDVNKPEAAKLAKRFYDIGFKIWATRGTSRYFNELNIPTKIGYKIEEETENLISLIQKGKVQYVVNTTTKGKQSMNDGFLIRRTSVENGVPCLTSMDTVEAMLKVIESMTFKMEKM from the coding sequence ATGAAAAGAACAGATATTAAAACCATTTTAGTAATAGGAAGCGGCCCAATTATCATCGGGCAAGCTGCAGAATTTGACTATGCAGGAACTCAGGCTTGCCTTGCATTAAAAGAAGAAGGGTACAGAGTAATCCTCATCAATTCTAATCCTGCTACCATCATGACCGATGTAGAAATTGCAGACAAAGTATATATAGAGCCAATTTCTCTTCCATTTGTAAGTCATATCATCAGAAAAGAACGTCCAGATGCGCTTTTGCCAACTTTGGGTGGACAAACTGGATTGAACATGGCAGTAGAATTACAGAATTCTGGAATTTTAGAAGAATGTGGAGTAGAAGTTTTAGGAACCAAACTTTCTGCGATTAATAGAGCAGAAGACAGAGATTTGTTCCGTGAATTAATGAGAGAATTAAACGAGCCGGTTCCAGATTCTGATATTGTAAATACAGTAGAAGGTGCATTAGCTTTTGCAGAAAAAATTGGTTATCCAGTAATTGTTCGTCCTGCTTTTACCATGGGTGGAACAGGTGGTGGAATCGCTCATGATGAATTGCAACTGACAGAAATTGCAGAACTTGGACTGAAATATTCTCCAGTGACTCAATGTTTAATTGAAAAATCAATTGCTGGGTTTAAAGAAATAGAATACGAAGTAATGCGCGACAAAAACGATAATGCTATCGTAGTTTGTAATATGGAAAACATAGATCCAGTAGGTGTTCATACTGGAGATTCTATTGTAGTAGCGCCTTCGCAAACGCTTTCTGATAGAGAATATCAGATGCTCAGAAATGCTTCACTCAAAATTATTAGAGCACTAGGAATAGAAGGAGGCTGTAACGTTCAATTGGCTTTAGACCCTCATTCTTTCAACTATTATATCATCGAAGTAAATCCTAGAGTTTCTAGAAGTTCGGCTTTAGCAAGTAAAGCAACAGGTTATCCAATTGCGAAATTAGCCGCTAAAATTGCAGTGGGACTTACTTTAGACGAAATGCTTAATCCGGTTACAGGAAAAACATACGCATGTTTCGAGCCTGCTCTAGATTATGTAGTGACAAAAATTCCTAGATTCCCATTTGATAAATTCGAAACGGCTGACAGAAGACTTTCTACGCAGATGAAAGCAACGGGTGAAGTAATGGCGATTGGTAGAAGTTTTGAAGAATCATTAATGAAAGCGATTCGTTCTTTAGAAACGGGATTGCAACATTTAGGATTAAAAACCAAACCTGCACTTGCCTTAACAGATGAAGATATCGAACGCAGAATTAGAGTGTGTGATGACGAAAGATTATTCATCATCGGCGAAGCTTTAAGAAGAGGTTATGATTGGGAAACCATTGTAGAATGGAGTAAAATAGATAAATTCTTCGTTTGGAAATTCAAAAAACTCATTGATTTTGAAAAAACCATTGCGGAAAATAAATTCAACAAAGAAATATTACTGGAAGCGAAAAGATTAGGCTTCTCAGACATTAATATCGCACATCTTTGGGAAACAGACCACAGAGAAATCTTCAAGTTCAGAAAAGAAAACGGAGTAATGCCAGTTTACAAAATGGTAGATACTTGCGCCGCAGAATTTGAATCTGCTACTCCTTATTTCTACGGAACGTATGAAGAAGAAAACGAGAGCATTCCTTCTGATAAAGAGAAAATCATCGTTTTAGGTTCTGGTCCTATCAGAATTGGTCAAGGGGTAGAATTTGATTACGCTACCGTTCACTCAGTTTGGGCAATCAAACAAATGGGTTACGAAGCAATTATCATCAATAATAACCCAGAAACGGTTTCTACGGATTTCTCGATTTCGGATAAGCTATATTTCGAGCCTTTAACAGAGGAAGATGTAATGAACATCATAGAACTCGAAAAACCAAAAGGAGTGATTGTACAGTTTGGTGGACAAACTGCAATCAACCTTGCAGATAAATTAGCAGCTCATGGTGTAGAAATTCTGGGGACTTCTCTAGAAGATTTAGACAGAGCCGAAAACAGAGATAAATTCGAACATGCACTGCAAGAATTAGGCATTCCACAACCATTGGGTAAAACGTGTTTCTCTAAAGAAGAAGCAATTAAAATTGCCAATGAAATTGGATTCCCAGTATTGGTGAGACCAAGTTACGTTCTGGGAGGAAGAGCAATGGAAATCGTATACAACGATGCAGAACTAGACCATTACATGGAACATGCGGTAGATGCAAGTCCAGAACACCCTGTTTTAGTAGACCGTTACCTTACCGGAAAAGAAGTAGAAGTAGATGCGATTTGCGATGGCGAAACTACAGTCATTCCAGGAATTATGGAACACATCGAAAGAGCGGGAGTTCACTCAGGAGATTCTATTGCGGTATATCCTCCACAAACGCTTACTCCAGACCAGATTGCAACACTAGAAGATTATACCAAACGTTTAGCAAAAGGGTTGAAAGTAGTAGGTTTAATGAATATTCAGTATGTAATTTCTGATGGAAATGTCTATGTGATTGAGGTAAATCCGCGTTCTTCTAGAACCGTTCCTTTCTTGTCAAAAATCACAGAAGTTCCGATGGCGAATTTAGCGACCAAAGCAATTCTCGGAGCAAATCTGAAAGATTTAGGCTATAAAGATGGATTGGTTCCAAATAAAGAAGGAATTTTTGTAAAAGTACCAGTATTCTCGTTCAGTAAATTAACAAGAGTAGATGTAACTTTAGGTCCAGAAATGAAATCTACGGGAGAAGTAATGGGCAAAGATTCTACGCTAGAAAAAGCCTTGTACAAAGGTTTAATCGGTGCAGGTAGAAAAGTGCCTTTGCATGGTTCTATCTTATTCACCATAGATGATGTAAATAAGCCAGAAGCCGCAAAATTAGCAAAAAGATTCTACGATATAGGTTTCAAAATTTGGGCAACCAGAGGAACTTCTAGATATTTTAACGAACTCAATATCCCAACCAAAATTGGATATAAAATAGAAGAAGAAACAGAGAACTTAATCAGTTTAATCCAGAAAGGAAAAGTACAATATGTAGTGAATACTACTACGAAAGGAAAACAATCGATGAATGACGGGTTCTTAATCCGTAGAACTTCGGTAGAAAATGGCGTTCCTTGTCTTACCAGTATGGATACCGTAGAAGCAATGCTCAAAGTAATCGAAAGCATGACTTTCAAAATGGAAAAAATGTAA
- a CDS encoding aspartate carbamoyltransferase catalytic subunit: protein MIKLSRLSLESVEKLLHQALEFANGKTVKAKSDIFVANLFFEDSTRTKISFEVAEKKLGLNVVHFDESKSSINKGESLLDTIKTLESIGINLSVIRHQKTRFYDELKGVKMGVVNAGDGIGHHPSQALLDLITIKQEFGDFKDLKVGIVGDIKHSRVANSDADTLRRLGAKVYFSGPREWFDEGSIMNGTYRDLDAMITDVDVLILLRIQHERHDEKMKLTPQDYLRKYGLTKEREQKMKPNAIIMHPAPINRGVEIDSDLVECERSRIFKQMQNGVFARMAILKKVLEERGFEFE, encoded by the coding sequence ATGATTAAATTATCCAGATTGTCACTAGAAAGCGTTGAAAAACTATTACATCAAGCGCTAGAATTCGCAAACGGCAAAACAGTAAAGGCCAAATCAGACATTTTTGTAGCGAATCTTTTTTTTGAAGACAGTACTAGAACGAAAATAAGTTTTGAGGTGGCTGAGAAAAAATTAGGATTAAATGTAGTACATTTTGATGAGTCTAAAAGTTCTATCAATAAAGGCGAAAGTCTTTTAGATACGATTAAAACGCTGGAATCAATTGGGATAAATCTTTCCGTAATCAGGCACCAAAAAACCAGATTTTATGATGAATTGAAAGGTGTGAAAATGGGAGTGGTAAATGCTGGAGACGGAATTGGGCATCACCCAAGTCAAGCGTTACTAGATTTAATAACCATCAAACAAGAATTTGGTGATTTTAAAGATTTGAAAGTGGGAATCGTAGGAGATATCAAACACAGTAGAGTAGCCAATTCTGATGCAGATACACTGAGAAGATTAGGAGCGAAAGTATATTTTTCTGGACCAAGAGAATGGTTTGACGAAGGAAGTATAATGAATGGAACCTACAGAGATTTAGATGCAATGATTACCGATGTAGATGTGCTCATTTTATTAAGAATTCAGCACGAAAGACATGATGAAAAAATGAAATTGACGCCTCAAGATTATCTCAGAAAATATGGTCTTACCAAAGAGCGTGAGCAAAAAATGAAACCAAATGCCATCATTATGCATCCTGCACCAATCAATAGAGGTGTAGAAATAGACAGTGATTTGGTAGAATGTGAACGTTCTAGAATCTTTAAACAAATGCAAAATGGGGTATTTGCAAGAATGGCCATCTTGAAAAAAGTGTTAGAAGAGAGAGGTTTTGAATTTGAATAA